In the Bacilli bacterium genome, one interval contains:
- a CDS encoding MoxR family ATPase, translated as MDATYIYEAAKRIKDNISRVIVGKEQAIDCLLVALFASGHALLEDVPGTGKTLLAKTLAKSLDCSFKRIQFTPDLLPSDIGGIHAYNPKTGEFSFRPGPVFTQILLADEINRATPRTQSVLLECMEERQITIDGETFPLKQPFFVIATQNPVESHGTFPLPEAQLDRFLLKIRMGYPSTEESLTMLKRFKEKNPFAEIAPALHATDIIRAQAEVARIFVSDDLLRYLLTIAEKTRSHRDIVLGVSPRGSQALLKAAQIFAALKGREFVTPDDIVAMAEPVLAHRLVLKPEIRLKDGAAENALRQIIDSIPVPTEQIAADR; from the coding sequence ATGGACGCAACATATATTTATGAGGCGGCAAAGCGCATCAAAGACAATATTTCGCGTGTCATTGTCGGCAAGGAACAGGCGATCGACTGCTTACTTGTGGCGTTGTTTGCTTCCGGACACGCGCTGTTGGAAGATGTGCCCGGCACAGGCAAAACGCTGCTCGCGAAAACGTTGGCCAAATCGCTTGACTGCTCATTTAAAAGAATCCAGTTCACGCCCGATCTTTTGCCCTCCGATATCGGCGGCATCCACGCCTACAACCCGAAAACCGGCGAATTTTCTTTTCGGCCGGGCCCGGTGTTCACGCAAATTTTATTGGCGGACGAAATCAATCGCGCGACGCCGCGGACTCAATCCGTATTGCTCGAATGTATGGAAGAACGGCAAATAACCATCGACGGCGAAACCTTTCCGCTTAAGCAGCCCTTTTTTGTCATTGCCACGCAAAACCCGGTGGAGAGCCACGGAACTTTCCCGCTGCCGGAAGCGCAGCTTGACCGATTTTTGCTTAAAATCAGGATGGGCTACCCGTCTACCGAGGAAAGCCTGACGATGTTAAAACGCTTCAAGGAGAAAAACCCGTTTGCCGAAATCGCGCCGGCGCTGCACGCAACCGACATCATCCGCGCCCAGGCGGAAGTTGCCAGGATTTTTGTGAGCGACGATCTGCTTCGTTACTTGCTCACAATTGCCGAAAAAACAAGGAGCCACCGCGATATCGTGCTGGGCGTAAGTCCGCGCGGCAGCCAGGCGTTGTTGAAAGCGGCGCAAATATTTGCCGCATTGAAAGGGCGGGAATTTGTGACGCCGGACGATATCGTCGCGATGGCGGAACCGGTGCTCGCACACCGGTTGGTGTTAAAACCGGAAATCCGCTTAAAAGACGGCGCGGCGGAAAACGCGCTGCGCCAGATCATCGACAGCATCCCCGTTCCCACGGAACAAATTGCGGCGGACAGGTAA
- a CDS encoding Ger(x)C family spore germination protein, with protein MRPNNDSRQKGGGLKGWKRIRTIHAKNVLPRKPVAFLLLAFLPAILSGCWDRTEINDIAIVMATGIDLAGDNTYRVSVQVALPGQMGGQTGGGGGTSGNKSYYVDSDTGKTMREAVNKIQSRMSRKLFFSHRRVFVVSEQLARKKGIVPLFDEVSRMPENRLTSYLVVSAGKAYELLNIQPKFERFSGEAIREIAKAKSVIPLNLKAIAQSISLNGSDAIAVYMELKKPQKAEEPSPEIEFAGYAQFREGKMVGLWQHDKANGLQWLLSKPQMQTVTMEGVKKEGLTLVMRRGSSTVNPIIVGGHVHLDVRVKAEADVLEDWNNEDLSDPQSIQSLERDFAKMIRKNIETAFSEMIREKVDSAAIGQRISRKYPRIWQENLAPKWDEAFAQTTLSVSAAVKIRSVGLVTNNIAEKERPT; from the coding sequence ATGCGCCCGAACAATGACAGCCGACAAAAGGGCGGCGGGCTGAAAGGATGGAAGCGAATCAGAACGATACACGCGAAAAATGTTTTGCCGCGCAAACCGGTTGCCTTTTTGCTGCTTGCCTTCTTGCCGGCCATCTTATCAGGATGCTGGGACAGAACGGAAATCAACGACATCGCCATTGTCATGGCCACCGGGATCGATTTGGCCGGCGATAACACGTATCGCGTATCCGTTCAGGTCGCGCTGCCGGGGCAAATGGGCGGTCAAACCGGAGGCGGCGGCGGCACCAGCGGAAATAAAAGCTATTATGTCGACTCCGACACGGGCAAAACAATGCGGGAAGCGGTCAACAAAATTCAGTCGCGGATGTCCCGCAAACTGTTTTTTTCCCATCGCCGCGTATTTGTCGTCAGCGAACAACTGGCCCGCAAAAAAGGGATTGTCCCCCTGTTCGACGAGGTGTCCCGGATGCCGGAAAACCGGCTGACCTCGTATCTCGTCGTGTCCGCGGGCAAAGCATATGAATTGCTGAACATTCAGCCAAAGTTTGAACGCTTCTCCGGTGAGGCCATCAGAGAAATCGCCAAAGCCAAAAGCGTTATCCCCCTGAATTTAAAAGCGATCGCGCAATCCATCAGTCTAAATGGTTCCGACGCCATCGCGGTTTACATGGAATTGAAAAAGCCGCAAAAAGCCGAAGAGCCATCGCCGGAAATCGAATTTGCCGGTTATGCGCAGTTCCGGGAAGGCAAGATGGTTGGACTGTGGCAACATGATAAAGCGAACGGGTTGCAGTGGCTGCTAAGCAAACCCCAGATGCAAACCGTCACCATGGAAGGCGTAAAAAAGGAAGGTCTCACCCTCGTCATGAGGCGCGGCAGTTCCACCGTCAACCCGATCATCGTTGGCGGTCACGTGCATCTTGACGTTCGCGTCAAAGCGGAAGCCGATGTTTTGGAAGACTGGAACAACGAGGATTTGTCCGATCCACAGAGCATCCAAAGCCTGGAGAGGGACTTTGCGAAGATGATTCGCAAAAATATTGAAACCGCATTTTCCGAAATGATCCGGGAAAAAGTCGACAGCGCGGCTATCGGGCAAAGAATATCGCGCAAATACCCGCGCATCTGGCAGGAAAATTTGGCGCCAAAATGGGACGAAGCGTTCGCCCAAACGACATTGTCGGTCAGCGCGGCGGTCAAGATCCGCAGCGTCGGTCTGGTCACCAACAACATCGCGGAAAAGGAGCGGCCAACATGA
- a CDS encoding sugar phosphate nucleotidyltransferase: MKLVLLSGGSGKRLWPLSNDSRSKQFLQVLRNESGDMESMVQRVWRQLRKCGLQRHAVIATGKGQVDMIRGQLGGAAPLVVEPERRDTFPAIALAAAYLYSIAGVSLQETVVVLPVDPYVEDAFFLMLHALDEALRHSKADLALIGVKPTHPAEKYGYIIPKKVKSGAGTAGYLPIRMFKEKPDCRLAAKLIAQGALWNCGVFAFRLAFLINHLERRGIPLSFEALARKYDALPKNSFDYEIVEKTAARIVIPYAGTWKDLGTWNTLTEEMETRALGNAWIGEAADNSHVVNELGIPVALIGIRNAVVAASHDGILVADKAYSHQIKTLLGHFDQRPVYAEWMWGSRKVLDVRKCADGSEMQVELVSVNAGCRFGDHVRLKYHETWTILSGEGTIMLDESEFRVKPGDTFCIKAGVRHALRADTRLELIVVQHGNESDRNNLVELMDECL; encoded by the coding sequence TTGAAACTTGTATTGTTATCCGGCGGTTCGGGAAAACGGCTCTGGCCGCTATCCAACGATTCGCGCTCCAAGCAATTTTTGCAAGTGTTGAGGAATGAATCCGGAGACATGGAGTCGATGGTGCAGCGGGTTTGGCGGCAATTGCGAAAATGCGGACTGCAGCGGCACGCCGTAATCGCTACCGGCAAAGGGCAGGTTGACATGATTCGCGGCCAGTTGGGCGGCGCAGCCCCGCTTGTGGTCGAGCCGGAGCGCCGCGACACGTTTCCGGCAATTGCTTTGGCGGCGGCATATTTGTACTCGATAGCCGGTGTAAGCTTGCAGGAGACGGTAGTTGTGTTGCCGGTCGATCCGTATGTGGAGGATGCGTTTTTTCTCATGCTGCATGCGCTCGACGAGGCTTTACGGCACAGCAAGGCGGATCTTGCCTTAATCGGCGTAAAGCCGACCCATCCCGCGGAGAAATACGGGTATATTATCCCGAAAAAAGTGAAAAGCGGCGCGGGAACTGCGGGGTATTTGCCGATCCGCATGTTTAAGGAAAAGCCGGATTGCCGGCTGGCTGCGAAACTGATTGCGCAAGGGGCATTATGGAATTGCGGCGTATTTGCTTTTCGGCTTGCGTTTTTGATCAATCATCTGGAACGGCGAGGGATTCCGCTGTCCTTCGAAGCGCTGGCCCGCAAATACGATGCGCTGCCGAAAAACAGTTTTGATTATGAGATCGTGGAAAAAACCGCCGCGCGGATCGTCATTCCGTATGCGGGAACCTGGAAAGATCTTGGCACCTGGAACACGCTGACGGAGGAAATGGAAACCCGCGCGCTTGGCAATGCATGGATCGGCGAAGCGGCGGATAATTCCCATGTCGTCAATGAACTGGGCATTCCCGTGGCCTTGATCGGCATTCGCAATGCGGTGGTCGCCGCAAGCCACGACGGGATTTTGGTCGCCGATAAGGCCTACAGCCATCAGATCAAGACGCTGCTCGGGCATTTCGACCAACGCCCCGTGTACGCGGAATGGATGTGGGGTTCCCGCAAAGTGCTGGATGTGCGCAAATGCGCCGACGGCAGCGAAATGCAAGTGGAACTTGTCAGTGTCAATGCGGGTTGTCGTTTCGGCGACCATGTTCGTCTCAAATACCATGAGACCTGGACGATTTTATCCGGCGAGGGCACGATCATGCTGGACGAGTCCGAATTTCGCGTTAAGCCTGGAGATACATTCTGTATCAAAGCGGGAGTGCGTCATGCGCTGCGGGCGGATACCAGGCTGGAATTAATCGTTGTGCAGCATGGCAACGAATCGGATCGGAACAACCTGGTGGAGCTTATGGATGAATGCCTTTAG
- a CDS encoding polymer-forming cytoskeletal protein, which produces MFKKKNPVIDPNSTDTVIGSGTVFEGKIKSQASLRIEGQIIGDIECLGDVIIGENGVARSNIQARSVTIAGSVNGNVTTKEALHITASGSLIGNASAHSLIIEEGGVFQGASKMEAKASSSVEHLDKEKHVQNNLSGSYNNTAAMM; this is translated from the coding sequence ATGTTCAAGAAAAAAAATCCGGTTATCGATCCGAATTCGACGGATACGGTGATCGGCTCCGGCACCGTTTTCGAAGGGAAAATCAAATCGCAGGCAAGTTTGCGGATCGAAGGGCAGATTATTGGGGATATCGAATGTTTGGGCGACGTCATTATCGGCGAAAACGGCGTCGCCAGATCCAATATTCAAGCCAGAAGCGTAACGATCGCAGGTTCGGTCAACGGCAATGTCACCACCAAAGAGGCGCTGCATATCACAGCATCAGGCAGTTTAATCGGCAACGCTTCGGCCCACTCGCTCATCATCGAAGAAGGCGGCGTCTTTCAGGGCGCCAGCAAAATGGAAGCCAAGGCATCGTCTTCGGTTGAACATCTCGACAAAGAAAAGCACGTGCAAAACAATCTTTCAGGCAGTTACAACAATACCGCGGCAATGATGTAA
- a CDS encoding M23 family metallopeptidase — translation MRINWSLKKLKPRRFTFMVIPDASRSVMRFRFTNFALYLVAALIIAMIALSLSIYFIAMHNAKAKLLLTAELEKNKTIYNETISTKDDTIGKLQSDLIELSQQTEKMKAKMAELNKLEEEIKAIAKIDMDKEKQLPVKIASANNEQSSGGKGGLTEQLDEDEMQKLIASTHLDLQTLSANMDHLMSSFTDAKKQIQAYEYLLKVTPSMWPTVSREITSGYGYREDPFTGRWGVHDGIDIGGNLNDPVYVTADGVVDYTGYDSYLGRYIVVKHENGIKTRYQHLNKILVKAGQKVKKGATIGRLGSTGRSTGPHLHYTVFKNGVIVNPLPYTHPPGKE, via the coding sequence ATGAGAATCAATTGGAGTCTGAAAAAATTGAAACCGCGGCGGTTTACGTTTATGGTGATTCCGGACGCAAGCCGCTCGGTCATGCGTTTTCGCTTCACCAACTTCGCGCTTTATCTCGTGGCGGCGCTGATCATCGCGATGATCGCGCTTTCATTGTCCATATACTTCATTGCGATGCATAACGCAAAAGCAAAACTTCTGCTCACAGCGGAATTGGAAAAAAATAAAACCATTTACAATGAAACGATCAGCACGAAAGACGACACGATCGGCAAACTGCAAAGCGATTTGATCGAATTGTCGCAGCAGACCGAGAAAATGAAAGCGAAGATGGCGGAACTGAACAAGCTCGAAGAAGAGATCAAGGCAATCGCCAAGATTGATATGGACAAGGAAAAGCAATTGCCGGTGAAAATCGCCTCTGCGAATAACGAACAATCGAGCGGGGGCAAAGGCGGGCTGACCGAGCAGCTTGACGAGGACGAAATGCAAAAATTGATCGCCAGCACCCACCTTGATTTGCAGACGTTGAGCGCCAACATGGACCATTTGATGTCCAGCTTTACCGACGCGAAAAAACAAATACAAGCCTACGAATATCTGCTGAAAGTTACGCCGTCCATGTGGCCGACGGTATCGCGCGAAATCACTTCGGGATACGGCTACAGGGAAGATCCGTTTACCGGCAGATGGGGCGTCCACGACGGGATTGATATCGGCGGCAATCTCAACGACCCCGTCTACGTAACGGCCGATGGGGTTGTGGATTATACGGGGTACGATTCCTATTTGGGCCGGTATATTGTCGTGAAGCACGAAAACGGTATAAAGACAAGATATCAGCATCTGAACAAAATACTGGTCAAGGCAGGCCAAAAGGTGAAGAAAGGGGCAACCATCGGACGCCTCGGCTCCACCGGGAGGAGCACAGGACCGCATTTGCACTACACGGTATTTAAAAACGGCGTCATTGTAAATCCGCTCCCGTATACACACCCGCCTGGAAAGGAATGA
- a CDS encoding DUF4129 domain-containing protein, which yields MRETLKAEVVAIALKTLQGWLEQFIYFPLLFACALLFQPYLPVGLFLALTALSVPLALALRAAWKPKNVLMRLAVAAAVGGAAAFLLFPLWLPCIAAALIGSFIFYRELRRYALDWPRFFPDAMIIAGMAQLFVAAIVYAFVPLMRPYHALINGLGAAAFIICVLFMNRREIAHASLSGNRNSAVRPDIFRKNAGFTALFLIAAAVAASHAQLGRILRWIVAGVGHVLLFVTALLQTAPSRDAPREIAPPTLPPAQGAGKESLLMQIISIVAMAAAGAAMLFLLVKLARAIRPLVLRFLHFLKAKLASREEDASYTDEKISLLRKENKRKSRSPARPRLLRRGKMRELWRDAATTREKIRFLYKELILHAIANGFHHKESFTPHVAVRKLVEENLADPARDGNMLGELADLYDQARYGPHQMDDINADAIRNRLQQNRLI from the coding sequence ATGCGGGAAACGCTTAAAGCGGAGGTTGTCGCGATTGCGCTTAAAACGCTGCAGGGCTGGCTGGAACAATTCATATATTTCCCGCTCTTGTTCGCCTGCGCGCTCCTTTTTCAACCTTATTTGCCCGTCGGTTTGTTTTTGGCGCTGACGGCATTGTCCGTGCCGCTCGCTTTGGCGCTGCGCGCCGCATGGAAACCGAAGAACGTCTTGATGCGTTTGGCGGTTGCCGCGGCGGTAGGCGGGGCGGCCGCGTTCCTCCTTTTTCCGCTTTGGCTGCCTTGTATCGCGGCGGCGCTTATCGGCTCGTTCATATTCTATCGTGAACTGCGCCGGTATGCGCTCGATTGGCCCCGGTTTTTTCCCGACGCCATGATCATTGCCGGTATGGCGCAGCTGTTCGTGGCGGCCATCGTTTACGCGTTTGTGCCGCTAATGCGGCCGTATCATGCGCTGATCAACGGCTTGGGGGCGGCGGCGTTCATCATTTGCGTGCTGTTCATGAACAGGCGGGAAATCGCCCATGCGTCGCTGTCCGGAAACCGCAACTCCGCCGTGCGGCCGGACATATTCCGGAAAAACGCCGGATTTACCGCACTGTTTCTAATCGCCGCCGCCGTTGCCGCAAGCCATGCCCAACTTGGTCGTATCTTGCGCTGGATCGTTGCCGGCGTCGGGCATGTTCTGCTGTTTGTCACCGCATTGTTGCAAACGGCTCCAAGCCGCGATGCTCCCCGGGAAATCGCGCCGCCAACGCTGCCGCCGGCACAGGGCGCCGGAAAAGAAAGCCTGCTTATGCAAATCATCAGCATCGTCGCGATGGCGGCGGCGGGCGCCGCCATGCTGTTTTTGCTCGTTAAGCTTGCCCGGGCAATTCGGCCGCTTGTGCTGCGGTTTCTTCATTTTCTAAAAGCTAAGCTTGCGTCGCGGGAAGAAGATGCAAGTTACACGGATGAAAAAATATCCTTGCTGCGCAAGGAAAACAAACGAAAATCCCGCTCTCCCGCTCGCCCCCGTTTGCTAAGGCGCGGGAAAATGCGGGAATTGTGGCGCGACGCGGCGACAACGCGGGAAAAAATACGCTTTTTATACAAAGAATTAATTCTGCATGCCATCGCCAACGGATTTCACCATAAGGAATCGTTCACGCCCCATGTGGCGGTGAGAAAATTAGTGGAGGAAAACCTGGCGGATCCTGCGCGCGACGGCAACATGCTGGGCGAACTGGCCGATTTATACGATCAAGCCAGGTACGGCCCGCATCAAATGGACGATATAAATGCCGATGCGATCAGAAACCGTTTGCAACAAAACAGGCTAATTTGA
- a CDS encoding endospore germination permease has protein sequence MDSHQKLNHRQMAWIVGTILIGGGIISLPHSLYGVARSDAWFSQLLPAAYSFFVAAVFVFLARRFPGKNIFAIFNDLFGNRIGGVANGLILFYIWLILARDLTGLYQIIRSTLLPNTPVEMILLIFIAILMQYGNSSIEVPARVVDLIFPLFISLLILLPFFLLNEMDFTLLEPVLTISPRSLANANFITAGWYADVFVVGAFLHTLNVPKKLSASLRHGIALSGLFLTFLAAMNIAILGSGIAAKTIYPNFALIQQIHITDFLDRLDIFVFSIWIPIYTLKIICFYLAFLHGLAGFTPKKDYQPLNKAAAWFLLVSTIPAFSGANELFAFANYSAVVIALGLQIPLILMLLIAGKRRPPTRHLPDQAPDDSGGVSHKRFSTKRWMRLTHLSLALAAAAVIIGNWLGKDWAFIGSTSGAVYLAAWILAAWTTYMEVASVRGH, from the coding sequence TTGGATTCGCACCAGAAGTTGAACCATCGGCAAATGGCCTGGATTGTCGGGACGATTTTAATCGGCGGGGGCATCATCAGCCTCCCCCATTCCTTATACGGCGTTGCGCGGTCCGACGCGTGGTTCTCCCAATTGCTGCCCGCGGCGTACAGTTTTTTTGTGGCGGCGGTCTTTGTATTTTTGGCCCGTCGGTTTCCCGGCAAAAACATCTTTGCCATCTTCAACGACCTTTTCGGCAACCGAATAGGCGGCGTCGCCAATGGCCTGATCCTGTTTTACATTTGGCTGATTTTGGCCCGCGATTTAACCGGGTTGTATCAGATCATCCGCTCGACGCTGTTGCCCAACACGCCGGTTGAAATGATTTTGCTTATTTTTATCGCGATCCTGATGCAATATGGCAATTCGAGCATCGAAGTGCCGGCGCGGGTAGTCGACCTCATTTTCCCGTTGTTTATCTCTTTGTTGATTTTATTGCCGTTCTTCTTGCTGAATGAAATGGATTTTACGCTTTTGGAGCCGGTTTTGACCATCAGTCCGCGTTCTTTGGCCAATGCCAATTTCATCACCGCCGGATGGTATGCGGATGTTTTTGTGGTCGGCGCTTTCTTGCACACGCTGAACGTTCCGAAAAAGCTGTCCGCTTCCCTGCGCCACGGAATCGCCCTATCCGGGCTGTTTCTCACCTTTTTGGCCGCGATGAACATCGCCATACTCGGAAGCGGTATCGCCGCAAAGACGATATATCCGAATTTCGCGCTGATTCAACAAATCCATATCACCGATTTTCTCGACCGGTTGGACATCTTTGTGTTCAGCATCTGGATACCGATCTATACGCTGAAAATTATTTGCTTTTACCTGGCTTTTTTGCACGGTTTAGCCGGCTTTACTCCCAAAAAAGACTACCAGCCGCTTAACAAAGCGGCCGCATGGTTTCTGCTTGTTTCAACGATACCGGCCTTTTCCGGCGCCAACGAATTGTTCGCTTTCGCCAATTACAGCGCGGTCGTGATTGCTTTGGGACTGCAAATTCCGTTAATCCTAATGCTTCTCATTGCCGGAAAACGGCGCCCGCCCACGCGCCATCTCCCCGATCAGGCGCCGGACGATTCGGGTGGCGTATCGCATAAGCGGTTCTCAACCAAAAGGTGGATGCGCCTGACGCATCTTTCCCTGGCTCTTGCCGCCGCCGCAGTCATAATCGGCAACTGGCTCGGCAAAGATTGGGCGTTCATCGGCAGCACAAGCGGCGCCGTATATCTCGCAGCCTGGATTTTGGCCGCTTGGACAACCTATATGGAAGTCGCCTCGGTAAGGGGCCACTAA
- a CDS encoding ParM/StbA family protein: protein MKLAGIDVGNDSVKVYSDGMSQPVIIPNIIAPGFERVVLQEEDSPIKALDVVIHSPALSRNNMRYFVGQLAVENEDNFELEESDNKAESDQSLIVALTALAYSGLAGQSAYGNVDELEFILGTGLPVRTYANFHKKFEERLVGEHEITFLSTPNLRNRKVKLVIRSAMVSIEGAAAIYNLATDNNLQPKDEELYYGCIGVCEIGALTTDFPVVKRLAIDNQFSYGEQFGLADYLDGIIREVEDNFNYSFPSRAKLVQRIKARDFSVQLIGEGKADIKPIVDTYFSRAAMKIVDFIKKRWKKYPDIQCFYVIGGGATALKPYILEAAGPIRLRFVEDSELQNVYGYYKVAKFRLNQMQNANGTE, encoded by the coding sequence GTGAAATTAGCGGGTATCGATGTAGGGAACGACAGCGTGAAAGTATACAGCGACGGCATGTCTCAACCGGTGATTATACCGAATATTATTGCGCCCGGATTTGAACGAGTGGTTTTGCAAGAAGAGGACTCGCCGATTAAAGCTTTGGATGTGGTCATCCATAGCCCGGCGCTTTCCCGGAACAATATGCGGTATTTTGTCGGCCAGCTGGCTGTGGAGAACGAAGACAATTTTGAATTGGAAGAATCGGACAACAAGGCCGAGTCCGACCAGTCGCTGATTGTCGCGCTTACGGCGCTCGCATACAGCGGTTTGGCGGGTCAATCCGCGTACGGAAATGTTGATGAACTGGAATTTATTTTGGGCACCGGGCTGCCGGTACGCACATACGCCAACTTCCATAAAAAGTTTGAGGAAAGATTGGTCGGCGAGCACGAGATTACGTTTTTGTCGACGCCAAATTTGCGCAACCGGAAAGTCAAGCTCGTCATTCGCAGCGCGATGGTATCCATCGAAGGCGCGGCGGCTATTTACAATTTGGCGACGGACAACAACCTGCAGCCGAAAGACGAGGAACTCTATTACGGATGCATCGGCGTTTGTGAAATCGGCGCTTTGACAACGGATTTTCCGGTGGTAAAAAGGCTGGCCATCGACAACCAGTTCAGTTACGGGGAGCAGTTTGGCCTGGCGGATTACCTCGACGGCATCATTCGCGAAGTGGAAGACAATTTCAACTATTCGTTCCCGAGCAGGGCAAAGCTGGTGCAAAGAATTAAGGCGCGTGATTTTTCCGTCCAGCTGATCGGTGAAGGCAAGGCTGATATCAAGCCGATCGTCGATACCTATTTTTCGCGGGCGGCAATGAAAATCGTCGATTTCATTAAAAAGCGGTGGAAAAAGTACCCGGACATTCAATGCTTCTATGTCATCGGCGGCGGCGCCACGGCGCTCAAACCATATATTCTGGAAGCCGCCGGACCGATCAGGCTGCGCTTTGTCGAGGACAGTGAGCTGCAAAATGTGTACGGATACTATAAAGTCGCCAAGTTCCGCTTGAATCAGATGCAAAACGCGAACGGAACGGAATAA
- a CDS encoding methyltransferase domain-containing protein produces the protein MDNTKIASMPGHWLLAKLGKRVLRPGGIELTKRMLNGLNITNQDHVVEFAPGMGITARMTLDRNPLTYTAIERDEQAARRVSGLLNGDSRKCVFADAAKTGLPDQSATVLYGEAMLTMQSPRLKKEIIREAYRVLQQGGKYGVHELCLMPDRIEPELKKKICRELSESIRVNAAPLTIEEWQQVFAEQGFTVVATFTAPMHLLKFKRMIEDEGWLRVLRISFNLIRSRAAYKRVLGMMRVFNKYKGQLGAVSFILQKK, from the coding sequence ATGGACAATACAAAAATTGCGAGCATGCCGGGCCATTGGCTGCTGGCGAAATTGGGAAAGCGGGTGCTAAGACCCGGAGGGATTGAACTGACGAAACGAATGTTGAACGGCTTGAACATCACCAATCAGGATCATGTCGTGGAATTCGCGCCCGGCATGGGGATTACGGCAAGGATGACGTTGGACCGCAATCCGCTAACATACACGGCGATTGAACGGGATGAACAAGCGGCCAGGCGGGTTTCCGGGTTGCTTAATGGGGATTCCCGCAAATGCGTGTTTGCCGATGCCGCGAAAACCGGCCTTCCTGATCAATCGGCAACCGTATTATACGGGGAAGCAATGCTGACGATGCAGTCGCCCCGATTAAAAAAGGAAATAATCCGCGAAGCGTACAGGGTGCTGCAACAGGGCGGCAAATACGGTGTTCATGAATTGTGTCTCATGCCCGACCGGATCGAGCCGGAACTGAAAAAGAAAATTTGCCGCGAGTTATCGGAATCGATTCGTGTCAACGCGGCGCCGCTGACGATTGAAGAATGGCAACAGGTGTTTGCAGAACAGGGCTTTACCGTTGTTGCCACATTCACCGCACCGATGCATTTGCTTAAATTCAAACGCATGATCGAAGATGAGGGGTGGCTGCGCGTGCTTAGGATATCCTTTAACCTGATCCGCAGCCGCGCCGCATACAAAAGGGTCCTCGGCATGATGAGGGTATTCAACAAATATAAAGGCCAACTTGGCGCCGTCAGCTTTATTTTGCAGAAAAAATAG
- a CDS encoding DUF58 domain-containing protein — translation MRLESFIFFAFIFTALQSFIFHLFGLKRVRYTRTFADRAVFAGDETEMVEEIANNKWLPVPWIRLEASISAHLRFGKQENLHINRGLIWQNHRSLFTLMPFTMIRRRHRIVCLRRGVYRLATVSLTVGDLFGLSRQSRTIPLDAELFVYPQLLPLAQIPLPSHSWLGEVLARRFVAPDPFLTAGVREYQSGDPLRMMHWKSFARTNVPHVRQLDFTADHRLLLYLNVDAEWQAKTTPLDPERIERGIMYAASIAHFTVSQGLATGFVCNGQDTAAPGMPVRIEAGTGNAHMERLHKTFARLDTVRSCSIETLLQQERERGTTQTDILFMTTYLNEASADQIRALKQLGNAVEVMLLGEHESGGRDTDAGNA, via the coding sequence ATGCGGCTGGAATCGTTTATTTTCTTCGCCTTTATTTTCACGGCGTTACAATCTTTCATTTTTCACCTGTTCGGTTTAAAGCGCGTCCGGTATACCCGCACGTTTGCCGACCGCGCCGTGTTCGCCGGAGACGAAACCGAAATGGTGGAAGAAATCGCAAACAACAAATGGCTGCCGGTCCCATGGATTAGGCTCGAGGCTTCCATTTCGGCGCATTTGCGGTTTGGCAAACAGGAGAATCTGCATATTAACCGCGGCTTAATCTGGCAAAATCACCGTAGTCTGTTCACGCTAATGCCGTTTACGATGATTCGCCGCCGCCACCGGATTGTCTGTTTGCGGCGCGGCGTTTACCGGCTTGCCACCGTATCGCTTACCGTGGGCGATTTGTTCGGGTTAAGCCGGCAATCCAGAACGATCCCTCTGGATGCGGAATTGTTCGTTTATCCGCAGCTTCTGCCGCTTGCGCAAATTCCGCTGCCTTCCCACAGCTGGCTGGGCGAGGTGCTTGCCCGCCGTTTTGTTGCGCCGGATCCGTTTTTAACCGCGGGCGTGCGCGAATACCAAAGCGGCGATCCGTTGCGGATGATGCATTGGAAATCTTTCGCCCGCACAAACGTGCCGCACGTTCGCCAACTGGACTTCACAGCCGACCATCGGCTTTTGCTTTATCTGAATGTCGACGCCGAATGGCAAGCAAAAACAACGCCGCTTGATCCCGAGCGAATCGAGCGCGGAATAATGTATGCCGCTTCCATCGCCCATTTTACGGTCAGCCAGGGGTTGGCTACCGGCTTCGTTTGCAACGGGCAAGACACCGCCGCGCCCGGCATGCCTGTCCGCATTGAAGCCGGCACGGGGAACGCGCATATGGAGCGCTTGCATAAAACATTCGCGCGTCTTGACACCGTGCGCAGCTGTTCGATCGAGACGCTGTTGCAACAGGAACGGGAGCGCGGCACTACCCAAACCGACATCCTGTTCATGACCACTTATTTGAACGAAGCAAGCGCCGATCAGATTCGCGCCCTGAAACAACTGGGCAATGCGGTTGAAGTCATGCTGCTTGGCGAGCATGAGAGCGGAGGGAGGGACACCGATGCGGGAAACGCTTAA